The nucleotide window ACGTAGTTACTTGGAAGCTCGCTTCGCTTCTCCCGTTCCCTATATATGCTTTCCTCGGACACGCTCATGATCTCATGTTGTGCATCGGTTCCCTCCTCGTCGTCCAAGTACGTTAGCAGTGTGCCGATGGAGCATTTGGAGGAGACGAGAGCGGATGGGGGAGTGCATTATCGAGGGGTGAGGAAGAGGAAGTGGGGCAAGTGGGTGTCCGAGATCCGGGAGCCCGGGAAGAAGACCAGGATCTGGCTGGGGAGCTTCGAGTCGGCGGAGATGGCGGCGGTGGCGCACGACGTGGCGGAGCTGCGGCTCCGGGGCCGGGACGCGCAGCTCAACTTCCCGGAGTCGGTAGACCAGCTGCCGCGGCCCCGGAGCTCCGACCCCCAGGACATCCGGTCGGCGGCGCTCGACGCGGCCGCGAGGCTCCGGTGCAGGACCGTCGCCACCGCCAGGGCCGGGATAGCGCCGGCCTTGGAGCGGCTGGGCAACGACGAGCTCGGCCTCGACTCGCCCAAGATGTGGTTGGAGCTGGCG belongs to Musa acuminata AAA Group cultivar baxijiao chromosome BXJ1-11, Cavendish_Baxijiao_AAA, whole genome shotgun sequence and includes:
- the LOC103971208 gene encoding ethylene-responsive transcription factor ERF022-like translates to MLSSDTLMISCCASVPSSSSKYVSSVPMEHLEETRADGGVHYRGVRKRKWGKWVSEIREPGKKTRIWLGSFESAEMAAVAHDVAELRLRGRDAQLNFPESVDQLPRPRSSDPQDIRSAALDAAARLRCRTVATARAGIAPALERLGNDELGLDSPKMWLELAEALLLSPPVWSSEASEVEEWEPHGSLWDPFL